One Alteromonas sp. KC3 DNA segment encodes these proteins:
- a CDS encoding electron transport complex subunit E: MTDFRDLSLQGLWKNNPALVQLLGLCPLLAVTATFINGLGLGIATMLVLMGSNVTVSLVRNIVRNEIRIPVFVMIIAAFVTIVQLLMNAYTYDLYLALGIFIPLIVTNCAIIGRAEAFASKNGPLASAYDGLMMGLGFTAVLVVLGGMREVLGAGTLLVGADRLFGPIAQNWTITLFETENPFLLAVLPPGAFLGMGLLIAIKNSIDAKLAAQHKAPTVKAERVRVTAES, encoded by the coding sequence ATGACTGATTTTCGCGATCTTTCTTTACAAGGACTTTGGAAAAACAACCCGGCGTTAGTGCAATTGCTTGGTCTTTGCCCACTATTAGCGGTGACAGCCACGTTTATTAATGGGTTAGGCCTTGGCATTGCTACCATGTTAGTACTCATGGGTAGCAACGTAACTGTATCTTTGGTTCGAAATATAGTACGAAACGAGATCCGCATCCCCGTTTTCGTGATGATTATTGCTGCATTCGTCACCATTGTTCAGCTGCTTATGAACGCCTATACGTACGATCTCTATTTGGCGCTTGGTATCTTTATCCCGCTTATAGTGACTAACTGCGCCATTATAGGTCGTGCGGAAGCCTTTGCGTCTAAAAATGGTCCTCTAGCCTCGGCGTATGACGGTCTTATGATGGGACTGGGTTTTACCGCCGTGCTGGTTGTGTTAGGCGGCATGCGAGAAGTTTTAGGTGCAGGCACATTGCTCGTTGGTGCAGATCGCCTTTTTGGCCCTATTGCCCAAAACTGGACGATTACACTTTTTGAAACCGAGAATCCATTCTTACTTGCGGTTTTGCCCCCTGGTGCTTTTTTGGGAATGGGACTACTGATTGCAATAAAAAATAGTATAGACGCAAAACTAGCAGCACAACATAAAGCCCCCACGGTTAAAGCCGAACGCGTGCGTGTTACAGCTGAGAGCTAG